From the genome of Sphingobacterium sp. UGAL515B_05:
AGAGAATTTGATGAAAATCTACTATAGAATTCCCACTTTGATACCGAAGAATTGTTCAAAATAATTCTTCATGATTTGGACGTTGTGCGGTTGGAGATCTTCGAGGAAAATCACGGATCTATGATATCAGATTAGAGAGGTCGGAAAAATATATCCCTTAGACAAAACTGAGGAAAACTATCATTTTTAAGCTTAATTAGATCTTTCAAATCCGTTGATATTCAGAATATAGTTATCACAGTATTTAATTCATAGAGTAAATAACCTAGTTTGTTTGGGTCAAAATAGAGTTGATCGAGAATATTTTTCCATTTATAGAATATTGGCTAATATGCCGAAGAATATTAAAACCATGGAAAGATATTACTTTAACAAATACTTATTTAAATGAAAAAAAATAAACTTCTATTTCCAATATTAGGACTGATATTAATGATTATAGGAATTCAATCCTGTCAGCGAGATGAAACATTGATTCCCAAACAGAAAAATGATAATTTTGATGAAGCATTAAACATTGGAAAAGCCATGTTGAGATCCAATTTAAAAGAAGGAGGATCAAATAATATTGCACGAACAAAAAAAACTTCCAAATACCAAAATTTGGAATTGAAAGATTATTCAACTAAAACTACCCGTAAAGGAAAGGAACTTTATTATATAATCAATTATAAACCAGAGGGATTTGCAATAGTTACTGCGTCCGATAGATTCAAACAGCGTGTATTAGCTTTTTCAGATTATGGTACTTTCGATTTAAAAAATCTCAATCCAGCATTGAACGAATGGGTTAACGGTATGGACAGCTTAATTAGTGTCAAACTTGAAAATTCAAATAAGTCTGTCGATCTTTTAGCTAATTCATCGGCGCAAACTTTAACAACAACGATAGTTGGTCCTCTTATCAATACACAATATGACCAAGGAGTTGGATTCAACGAATACGTTGAACTTTATGGTTTTGGAGATCTTACTACCAATTGTACAACTGTGGCTAATGGCAGGCCTCCAGCGGGGTGTGTACCAGTTGCAATGGCACAGCTTATGAATTATTGGAGACCGGGTAATATGTATTCATGGAGCTTAATAGATCAAGAAAATGCAGCGGGTAATAATGGAGGAAAGTGGACAGCACAAATGATTTCAAATCTTGGTAGTTTGGTTGGAACAGATTATAAATGTGGAGGTTCAGGGACATCTCCAAGTGAAGCATATCAATATTTTAAAACAGTAAGGAAGGCAGGTGCGACAACTACTATTTTTAATAGCTCGATTCAATATGTTTCATA
Proteins encoded in this window:
- a CDS encoding C10 family peptidase, coding for MKKNKLLFPILGLILMIIGIQSCQRDETLIPKQKNDNFDEALNIGKAMLRSNLKEGGSNNIARTKKTSKYQNLELKDYSTKTTRKGKELYYIINYKPEGFAIVTASDRFKQRVLAFSDYGTFDLKNLNPALNEWVNGMDSLISVKLENSNKSVDLLANSSAQTLTTTIVGPLINTQYDQGVGFNEYVELYGFGDLTTNCTTVANGRPPAGCVPVAMAQLMNYWRPGNMYSWSLIDQENAAGNNGGKWTAQMISNLGSLVGTDYKCGGSGTSPSEAYQYFKTVRKAGATTTIFNSSIQYVSYSLNTVIANLNSNRPVYVDGFYSNNPTGHAWIIDGYRIDANGTYLSHNWGWRGVGNGFYLVGASSPHPTQFNTNNKIIANLFLN